The genomic segment CCAATTTTGAACCGAATATGACCAGTGAGATATTCAATGTTTTTGTAAGGAATAGAGCTGTAGATAATCCGTTCTTAAAACAAAGAAAACTTTATAGAGCGATCGATTTCTCTTTCCCGTATAACAAAAACACGCTCGATTATTGTGTTGCTAAATTAATTATCCTTATATATGGCCACCAATTGTATCTGTCGCAAAAAGGGATTGTTATAGGCTTTGAACAAAATTCCCTAATTGATATTAGGACTCTTGGAAATAAATATAACGATTATCTGTTTCGATCTATAAAAGAGTCAAAAGGTGCATATCGACTTTGGTTTTTGTCAGATGAAAAGTTTATGGTAGATCTTAAACATAGATTTATGGTAGCTGCTGTAAAAAATATACTTTAATCTAGGGCAATTCACTATGAAACAGTGAATTGCCCTATTCACTATCTGGTACATGTAACGAGCTGTAATGGTAGTAGATATCCCATCTTTGGGCACACTACCAGGGAACGTCACAACAGCCAAGGAGGGGATTGGAACATGGGACGCAGACGCGGCGTGATGAGCGAATCGCTGAAGTATGAGCTGGCCAAAGAGCTCGGTTTTTACGACACGGTTCAAAAAGAAGGATGGGGCGGCATCAAAGCCAAAGATGCAGGGAACATGGTCAAGCGCGCGATCCAGCTGGCCGAAGAAGCGATGGCGCGCAACAATCAATAACCTTCATACCGGCATGGCGTTCAGCGGCCAGGGCTTTTGCGGCCCTGGTCTTGCCATGTTCTTTTCAACCGGGTGCAAACAGGGATGAATAAGCGTTCCGCTTCTCTGGGAAGACTGTCAACCTGAAGCAGTATTTCCAAGTGCCAGCAAACAGGGACGTAAGGAGGCAAAACTTCGTGAGCAAACGACCGGGCAAGTTGGTCATCATCGGCGGCGCAGAGGACAAAAAAGGCGATATGGAGATCCTCCGCGAAGTCGTGCGGCTCGCCGGGGGGAAACATGCGCGCATCGTCGTGATGACGGTCGCCACCGAATTGCCGATTGAAGTCGGCGCCGACTACATCGAGATCTTCGACCAGATCGGCGTCGCCGATGTGCGAATGTTTGACGTGTCCACCCGCGAGGCTGCCAATGCGAATTCGGCGATCAAAGCGGTGGAGGACGCCACCTGTGTCTTTTTTACAGGGGGTGATCAGGTGCGTGTGACAAAACTGCTAGGCGGTACGCGAATGGATGCAGCTTTGCATAAGCGGTTTGAAGACGGATTGGTGCTGGCCGGCACAAGCGCCGGCGCGTCGATGA from the Tumebacillus sp. BK434 genome contains:
- a CDS encoding small, acid-soluble spore protein, alpha/beta type; its protein translation is MGRRRGVMSESLKYELAKELGFYDTVQKEGWGGIKAKDAGNMVKRAIQLAEEAMARNNQ